The Dreissena polymorpha isolate Duluth1 chromosome 8, UMN_Dpol_1.0, whole genome shotgun sequence genome includes the window CTATATGGATTGAACAATGCATGGGAGCGGACAAGTCAGCATACGATAGTTTAAAACACATAACTTAATTATTAACGATTAATGATTAGATTCAAGTTTACGCGGAACAGGTGAATTAGTAGGTATAAGTGGTTTATTTAgcaaatacttatttataaatatcaaTCCAATCATCTTCCGTgtgtatgtgtttatgttctATAACATTCATGAAGATTTGTACGAATTATCAAATAACAATAAGACACATACATATTCAGAAAACCAATTATTGTTATATCCTAAACTGAAACACCTTCGGTGTCATGTACTGCGAGCTGTTTAGGCTATTCATGTATTGAACGTAACATTTAACAATCACAATACTACATTGTGTTTAAATTCTTTGTAGCGTTCTTTGCTTTTGTTAGATAACCAAAATTAGCTTCCGTGCTTAACGCGCTATGTACTTCCAGGTCCAGAACATTTTCATTGTTAAGTTTAGGGATAAGAAACTGGTTATTGTTATCGTCATTATATTCCTTATTCCTCAGGTATTGTTGTCAGATATTGTATAAGTGACATGTTTCAAATATCTATTTGCAAGTATAATAagaatgaacatgtatacaaccCTGTCATAAAATGAAACAAACGATAATTTCCTGCCCTCCTCATAACATAGCAGATGTGAATttggtacaaataataaagagTTAGTGTTTCATGCACTCAGCAATGTTCTTACGGGAATACTTATGTTAACATACATCGGGATACTTAGTTTGAATTGTTAAGTCTCGTAAGTAGATGTTTATAGTTTTGTTCCACTCTGGCTACGATCATGCGCTTAGaggttaatatatttttttttaataatttgtgttttatatatattaaaggaTATTAAAGAACACTGAgcatgtgtttttgtaatacCTTTCGAATATTTTCAAGTAaggaaaaacataaataaaaggtTATAATGGTTCTTAGCATCAGATAGTAAAATTATATAAGAATACTGCTAAATACGTAATACGTTAAtacgtaatatatatatatatatatatatatatatatatatatatatatatatatatatatatatatataaatattattgttggcCATTACAAGAAATTTATTGAAAGAGCCAAATAAACACCCATACCTCCACAAAGGGCTAACAGCTGATGTAGAGATTATGTGTGTTAAGTCACCAATGTTGTGTTGTCTTTTCAGAATATGGATATCGCAAATGGGCCAGTTATGCTCGTAATACAAATGAGCTTGTTATTATCAGTAAGTTTAGGAGAAATGATCCGAAATGATTTATGCGCTCCTTGCGTCTGTACATCGAAAAACGAAACGTCCGGTCTGTATACGGTGAGTTGCGCCTCCAATCCGACACTGAAAGGGCACATACCTAAATTCAAACATATCTTGGAAGACCAGATCATTCAGCTGGATATGTCCAATAACAATCTTCACAATCTGACGAGCCAAACGAAAACACCCTTTGCTAACTTCTCGGAACTGCAAGAACTGAATATGTTCAACACATCTCTCAAGTTTAGAATGAACAGCATTACAACGATTGATAACGAAACGTTTGTTGGACTTTCCAAATTAAAAGTTCTCAATATTTCTCACAACGTGGACCTTCCTCTTACGAACTTAACCGACGAGTATTTATTCAACCATTTGACGTCGCTGCGAAAACTAATAATGTATCAGACCACTTTTATTTACCACATTAACAAAAGTTATCCGAGCAATGTATGGAAAAACATACCCTCTCTGCAAGAAATATGGATTGATGGTTTTTCTTTAGAACCGTTTGGCAAAGATTTCCGTAATATGTCGAATCTACAGATCGTCGTAATATCTGGGAATCTTACTTCTCCGATTGAGGAATATCCCGATTTCTGCGATATGGAGGAAATCACTGACAACACGTTATTCAATCTGGTCCACGTCACTGATTTGTCCATCGTCCACTGTGGAATTGAGAGCATTTCGAAAAACGCATTTCAGAACTTGGTAAAACTCCAAAAACTTGATCTGTCACAAAATGACGCGCTTACATTAGAGATGGCATCAAGGAgctttacaagtttacatagggGGATTCAATACCTTTATCTTGACAGTGTTGATAAAGTCAATTCTTTAGGTTGCGATGTCAATATAACTACAACTATGGCAGAGTCATTGTCGCACACCTCCTTAAATACTTTGTCCTTGGATGATAATCGAATAAAGTCTGTTGAAATAGATGCGTTTTTGAAACTGCCTAAGACTCTGGAACACCTTAGTGTGAAACAAAACAAGTTTGAGCTCGGATTTTACATGTTTTACGCGTATCAGCTGACTAACCTGAAGTCAATTGACCTATCATATAATTTTTTTGGACATGCTTACAGCCTGTGGCGGCAGCCTAATTCCTTAACAGTATCACGTAACGATTTGAATCCGAAAATGACACACGATGAGCTCGGTCGCAGCGTTGCCATTTCCGATGACATTGAATGCCAAAAACCACAGAATTTCATCCCAACGATATCTGTTACGGGATTTCTTCCACCAAAATTGGAAGAAATCGATATAAGTAACAGCAAAATTGGATTTCCAATATACGACTTTTACATAGACACAAATAACTCTTTGAAACGTGTCATTGGATCGAATTCGCTTTTGTATTGCTGGGCGGGACCGGTGCATGGTGTTAAACATGTGGAAGTTGTTGACCTAAGTAATAACTTTTGTTCCATAGTAAAGAaagatttctttaaaaatatgccCAATTTGAAGCAATTGttccttaaaaataataatctgttCTATGTTGTTCAGAATAAGAGACTGTTTTACGCTAATTTTGAgattgaaattattgatttgtcttttaatagaattagtAGACTGCACCCACTTCTTTTCGCAAATCAAACTAAAATGAGAATTATTAATTTGGCTAATAATAACTTGATTGAATTTGATAGCAGGATAAGTCAAATGAAATCATTGGTGTCATTAGATATGTCATATAATCACATGTACACATTAACAAAAGAACTTCGATCCGACCTTGACATTATCAGAGCTTCCAGACAGAATGGTTCACTGACTCTGAATCTAAAGAGAAATGCTTATAGTTTGTTCTTGTGATAATTTAGAAGTATTGGAATGGATTCTTGACCACACTGAGCCACCCGTTAGTTTGCTAAAAGTGATGATCTCTGAGTGTTACTTTACCCATAACATGTCCTCATCGCTTCCTAATGCAATTTCTATAAACTCAAAACAAGATTTAGAGTTCCAAGTAGATTTTCTTCGACACTATTGTGCTTCATACACATCTCTTATCGTTGTCTCaggtattattatatttatagttattaatattattgtcgCAGGAATTGTGCATAGATTCCGATGGAAGATAAGATATTGGTActatataaatgtgaataaaGCAAAACAACGCAGAGGTTATATGGCGTTGAATAGAAGTTACGCACACGATATTTACCTGGTGTACGACGAAGACGATCAAGATTTCGTCTTAGACATTTTACAACCCAAACTCAATGAACTGCAATACACAGTGTATTCTCAAAACGATATTAG containing:
- the LOC127843120 gene encoding toll-like receptor 4, yielding MDIANGPVMLVIQMSLLLSVSLGEMIRNDLCAPCVCTSKNETSGLYTVSCASNPTLKGHIPKFKHILEDQIIQLDMSNNNLHNLTSQTKTPFANFSELQELNMFNTSLKFRMNSITTIDNETFVGLSKLKVLNISHNVDLPLTNLTDEYLFNHLTSLRKLIMYQTTFIYHINKSYPSNVWKNIPSLQEIWIDGFSLEPFGKDFRNMSNLQIVVISGNLTSPIEEYPDFCDMEEITDNTLFNLVHVTDLSIVHCGIESISKNAFQNLVKLQKLDLSQNDALTLEMASRSFTSLHRGIQYLYLDSVDKVNSLGCDVNITTTMAESLSHTSLNTLSLDDNRIKSVEIDAFLKLPKTLEHLSVKQNKFELGFYMFYAYQLTNLKSIDLSYNFFGHAYSLWRQPNSLTVSRNDLNPKMTHDELGRSVAISDDIECQKPQNFIPTISVTGFLPPKLEEIDISNSKIGFPIYDFYIDTNNSLKRVIGSNSLLYCWAGPVHGVKHVEVVDLSNNFCSIVKKDFFKNMPNLKQLFLKNNNLFYVVQNKRLFYANFEIEIIDLSFNRISRLHPLLFANQTKMRIINLANNNLIEFDSRISQMKSLVSLDMSYNHMYTLTKELRSDLDIIRASRQNGSLTLNLKRNAYSLFL